A stretch of Vairimorpha necatrix chromosome 2, complete sequence DNA encodes these proteins:
- a CDS encoding putative SP-containing protein produces the protein MLLLFLFQIFSASDRELFNQWVNMPLQTNETINNESFEIVPNGFIYKDPLNYSSCNATEYFSNVEMLDLTTIDYNNLKAASRFIYYLLRADKTYKKTFKKMLVFKPLIRKVDNFENFHKYVLGYTKNTEQINDEEHPYLFLKSLAFMNYKLIYLLSFLELDVKTYRAVSNIMDKSKDFITKWDCQWQILQIMGNDNLERLMRACEIAMDDDTISSRKYTVEEFHKKH, from the coding sequence ATGTTACTTTTATTCctctttcaaatttttagtgCATCAGACAGAGAATTATTTAATCAGTGGGTAAACATGCCATTACAAACAAAtgaaacaataaataatgaGTCGTTTGAAATTGTTCCAAATGGatttatttacaaagaTCCACTAAATTATTCATCCTGTAATGCCACcgaatatttttctaatgtTGAAATGCTTGACTTAACAACTATAGATTATAACAATCTAAAAGCTGCGTctagatttatttattatcttcTAAGAGCAGATAAAACCTATaagaaaacatttaaaaagatgCTAGTGTTCAAACCTTTAATACGAAAAGTTGACAATTTTGAGAATTTCCATAAATACGTATTGGGTTATACTAAGAATACAGAGCAAATAAATGATGAAGAACATCCatatttattcttaaaaTCGTTGGCATTTATGAATTACAAGcttatttatttactttCTTTTCTCGAATTAGACGTTAAGACGTATAGGGCAGTGTCTAATATAATGGACAAATccaaagattttataactaAATGGGATTGCCAGTGGCAAATACTGCAAATAATGGGAAATGATAACTTAGAAAGGTTAATGAGGGCGTGCGAAATAGCTATGGACGATGATACCATTTCATCAAGAAAATATACAGTTGAAgaatttcataaaaaacattaa